The DNA sequence CTGCGCGGCCAAAGGCTCCTGGCCGCCGGCAACGGTGGATCTGCCGCCGAGGCGCAGCACCTGACCGCGGAACTGGTGGGCCGGTTCGACAGCGAACGCGTCCCCTTCTCCGCCATCTCCCTGCACGCCGAGTCGTCAGCCATGACCGCCATCGCCAATGACTACGGCTACGACGACGTCTTTGCCCGGCAGGTGCGCGCGCACGGCCGCTCCGGCGACGTGCTGATACTGCTGTCCACCAGTGGGAAGAGCCCCAACCTGCTGCGGGCCGTGGACGTTGCCGCCCGGCTCAACATGACCACCTGGGCGCTGACCGGCGCCGGTCCCAACCCCTTGGCGGACGCCTGCGATGAGGCAGTCATGATCGACGCCCTGAACGCCAACGCCCAGGAAGGGCACCTGATCGCCCTGCACGCCGTCTGCCGCGCCTTCGACCTCGAGGTTGCCCGGCACACGCCGGCCTCCTTCCCCGGGATGGCAAACGGGGGCCGGCCATGAGGATCGTCGTCGTGGGCGACGTCATGCTCGACGTCGACCTCTCCGGTGAAGCCACCAGGCTCAGCCCGGACGCCCCCGTCCCCGTCGTGGACATTTCCGGCGTCCGCCGCCGTGCCGGCGGCGCGGGCCTGGTGGCGCGCATGCTGGCCCAGGACGGCTGGCCCGTCACCCTGGTGACAGTGCTGGGGGATGACGACGCCGGCAGCCAGTTGCGCACGCAACTCGCCGGAGTGCAGCTCGTGGCAGGAACCAGCGGCCACCCGTCGCCGGTCAAGACCCGGGTGCGGGCAGGCTCCCACCCGGTGGTCCGCTTTGACCAGGGCTGCGAACGGACTCCCATCCCCGACGTCAGCCCGGCCATGCTGCGCGCAGTGGAAAAAGCCGGTGTGGTCATCGTGGCCGACTATGGCAGGGGACTGGCGGCCAACCCCCAGCTGCGCGGGCTGCTGGGCCGCCTGGCCGGTTCGGTGCCCATCGTGTGGGACCCGCACCCCTCAGGCCCGGAACCGGTACCGGGGGTTGCCGTAGTGACACCGAACATTTCCGAAGCGACCAAGGCGGTCCAGGCCGCAGGGAACGTCCCCACCTCGGTGGAGGGTGTTGCGCAGGTCCTGCTGGAGCGGTGGCGCAGCCAGGCCGTCCTGGTGACCAAAGGCGAGGAAGGGGCGGTCCTGCTGCAGCAGGGGGATGCCTCTTCCCGCGCCGTTCCCGCCCCAAGGGTGGAAGCCGGGGACCCCTGCGGGGCCGGCGACCGCCTGGCGGCCGGCCTGGCGGTGCACCTCCTGGCCGGCCGAGGGCTGCCCGAAGCGGCGGCCCTCGCCGTCCAGGACGCCGCCGATTTCCTGGCGGCCGGAGGCGTGTCGGCGCTGCCCGATGCCCAGGGGCAGGTTGCGGCCCCGGACCACCATGGTGGTGCACCGAACCGGGGCCGGCGCACCACCGAACCGCTGCTGCTGGCCCGCTCCGTGCGCGAAAACGGCGGGAAGGTAGTTGCCACGGGCGGCTGCTTCGACCTGATCCACGCCGGCCACATCAGGTCCCTCGCCGCGGCCAGGGAACTGGGGGACTGCCTCGTCGTGTGCCTCAACTCGGATGATTCGGTGCGGCGGCTCAAGGGCCCGCAGCGGCCCATCATCGGCCAGCACGACAGGGCCGAACTGCTCCTCGCGATGGAATGCGTGGACGCGGTGATGGTCTTCGACGAGGACACCCCCGAAGCCGCCCTGGACCGGCTCCGACCCGACATCTGGGTCAAGGGCGGCGACTACAAGGGAGCCCGCCTGCCCGAGGCTGACCTGGTGGAACGGTGGGGCGGCCGCTGCCTCACCGTTCCCTTCCACCCCGCCCGTTCCACCACAGGCCTGGCGGACGCACTCGCCAAGGTCAGCTGAACTTCTCTTCGCATTGTCTTGTTTTCCCCATTGAAAGGAACACCATGACCGCAGAATCAACCGCAACTGCCGCCACCACGCCCGGACGCATCCTTGTCACGGGAGGTGCCTCCGGACTGGGGGCCGCCGTCGTCGAGGCCGTCCTTCGCTCCGGCGGGACGCCGGTGGTCCTGGACCGCGACATCAGCGCCGTCTCCGGGGTGAAGGCGTTCGAAGTGGACGTCGCGGACCGCGCGGCCGTGGAGCACGCGGTCCGGGAAGCCGCCGAAACCCTGGGCGGCCTGGACGCGGTGGTCACTGCTGCCGGGATCGACCGCTGCGGCAAGCTCGCCGACGTCGAAGCCACCGAGTGGGAAAAGGTCATCGGGGTCAACCTGATGGGCACCGTTTCCGTGGTGCGTGCGGCCCTGCCCTACCTCAAGGAAACCCACGGCCGCGTGGTCACCGTGGCATCCACCCTGGGCAAGCGCGCCGTGGCCGATGCCACCGCGTACTGCGCCTCCAAGTTCGGCGTGGTGGGGTTCAGCCACGCATTGGCCGCGGAAACCGGCGGCGAAATCGGCGTCACCACTATGATCCCGGGCGGCATGAAGACCCGGTTCTTCGATGACCGGACCGAGCAGTACAAGCCGCAGGACGATTCCCGGCTCAACGACCCCGCCAACACGGCGCAGGCCATCCTCTTCGCCTTGAACCAGCCCACCGGCTGCGAGGTCAGGGAAATGCTGATCTGCCACGAGGAAGAAGGCTCCTGGCCCTAAGCCGGGTACCGGCCGCCGCCCGCGGCACAGCAGGACCACCAGCACCCACATGCCAGCAGCGACATACCCACACCGAAAGGCGGGAGGAACACCATGCCCACCACAGCCACTGAAACAACCGCAGGCAAGGAAACAGTCGGGGACGCCGGCATCACCATCCAGGACCCGCGGACCGGTGAAGTGCTCTGGACGGTGCCCCAGGCGGGCCCGGACGCAGTGAATGATGCCGTGGACGTGGCCCGCAGGACTGCGCCCGGATGGGCAGCGACAGCGCCGGCCGAGCGTGGTGCCGCACTCCGCGCCGCCGCCAGGGCGCTTGATGCTGCCGCCCAGGAGCTTGCGGGGCTGAATGCCAGCGAAACCGGGCGGCCGGAAGCGGAGGCACTGGCGGGCATCGCCGCCGCCGTGTCCACCCTGGAACAATATGCAGAACTGGGCCCGGTGCACCGCGGCCACAGCCTCCGCGGCAGCCGGCTCGCCTCCGACTACACCGTTGCGGAGCCGCGCGGCGTGGCCGTCCTGCTGACCCCCTGGAATGATCCGGTGGCAGTGGCCTGCGGCCTGATCGGGGCCGCCTTGGTGACGGGCAACGCGGTCATCCACAAGCCCAGCGAGCGCTGCCCCCGGCTGGGTGAGGCGCTGGGCGAGGTCCTGGCACCGGCCTTCCCTGCTGGCGTCTTCCTGACCCTCTCGGGCGGCGCGGACGTGGGGGCAGCCCTGTCACAGGCGGAGGTGGACGTGATCGCCCACGTGGGTTCCAGCGCCTCCGGCGCCCGGATCGCAGAAGCGGGGGCCCGCACCGGCGCACACGTCATCCGGGAAAACGGCGGCAATGATCCCCTGCTGGTGGACCGCGACGTGGACCCGGCGTGGGCTGCGGAGCAGGCTGCGATCGGTGCGTTCGCCAACAGTGGCCAGATCTGCACGTCCGTGGAACGCATCTACGTCCATAAAGACATCGCTGCCGCGTTCTGCAGCGCCCTGGAGGCCGAGGCCGCACTGCGGAACAGCAACGGATCCGTGGCGCCGCTGGTGGACCTCCGGATGCGGGACGCCGTCCACGGTCACGTCGCCGAGGCCCTGGGCCAGGGCGCCCGCGCCGTTGAAGGCGGTTCGCTGCCGGACGGGCCCGGCTCGTTCTACCCGGCCACCGTGCTCCTCGGCTGCACCGAAGGAATGCAGGTCATGACCGAGGAGACGTTCGGACCGGTGGCCCCGGTCCAGGTGGTGGACACGTTCGACGACGGCCTGCGCCTGGCCTGTAGCGGCAAGTACGGCCTGGCCGCCACCGTCCTGAGC is a window from the Arthrobacter sp. NicSoilC5 genome containing:
- a CDS encoding PfkB family carbohydrate kinase, which gives rise to MRIVVVGDVMLDVDLSGEATRLSPDAPVPVVDISGVRRRAGGAGLVARMLAQDGWPVTLVTVLGDDDAGSQLRTQLAGVQLVAGTSGHPSPVKTRVRAGSHPVVRFDQGCERTPIPDVSPAMLRAVEKAGVVIVADYGRGLAANPQLRGLLGRLAGSVPIVWDPHPSGPEPVPGVAVVTPNISEATKAVQAAGNVPTSVEGVAQVLLERWRSQAVLVTKGEEGAVLLQQGDASSRAVPAPRVEAGDPCGAGDRLAAGLAVHLLAGRGLPEAAALAVQDAADFLAAGGVSALPDAQGQVAAPDHHGGAPNRGRRTTEPLLLARSVRENGGKVVATGGCFDLIHAGHIRSLAAARELGDCLVVCLNSDDSVRRLKGPQRPIIGQHDRAELLLAMECVDAVMVFDEDTPEAALDRLRPDIWVKGGDYKGARLPEADLVERWGGRCLTVPFHPARSTTGLADALAKVS
- a CDS encoding SIS domain-containing protein; protein product: MTAESTLREADLRTLTAAPALPAVLPGATFVDPASADAVRLHLDNVLPALDSLRSQSGRLAAWGVELAQRLLRGQRLLAAGNGGSAAEAQHLTAELVGRFDSERVPFSAISLHAESSAMTAIANDYGYDDVFARQVRAHGRSGDVLILLSTSGKSPNLLRAVDVAARLNMTTWALTGAGPNPLADACDEAVMIDALNANAQEGHLIALHAVCRAFDLEVARHTPASFPGMANGGRP
- a CDS encoding aldehyde dehydrogenase family protein encodes the protein MPTTATETTAGKETVGDAGITIQDPRTGEVLWTVPQAGPDAVNDAVDVARRTAPGWAATAPAERGAALRAAARALDAAAQELAGLNASETGRPEAEALAGIAAAVSTLEQYAELGPVHRGHSLRGSRLASDYTVAEPRGVAVLLTPWNDPVAVACGLIGAALVTGNAVIHKPSERCPRLGEALGEVLAPAFPAGVFLTLSGGADVGAALSQAEVDVIAHVGSSASGARIAEAGARTGAHVIRENGGNDPLLVDRDVDPAWAAEQAAIGAFANSGQICTSVERIYVHKDIAAAFCSALEAEAALRNSNGSVAPLVDLRMRDAVHGHVAEALGQGARAVEGGSLPDGPGSFYPATVLLGCTEGMQVMTEETFGPVAPVQVVDTFDDGLRLACSGKYGLAATVLSSNIAHIQQAVAALPVGTVKVNAVFGGAPGGAAQPRGESGAGFGYGPELLDEFSQVKVVHIAAPPAPAEAGAGSVIDEQDLP
- a CDS encoding SDR family oxidoreductase — its product is MTAESTATAATTPGRILVTGGASGLGAAVVEAVLRSGGTPVVLDRDISAVSGVKAFEVDVADRAAVEHAVREAAETLGGLDAVVTAAGIDRCGKLADVEATEWEKVIGVNLMGTVSVVRAALPYLKETHGRVVTVASTLGKRAVADATAYCASKFGVVGFSHALAAETGGEIGVTTMIPGGMKTRFFDDRTEQYKPQDDSRLNDPANTAQAILFALNQPTGCEVREMLICHEEEGSWP